The Xiphophorus maculatus strain JP 163 A chromosome 23, X_maculatus-5.0-male, whole genome shotgun sequence genome contains a region encoding:
- the LOC102217017 gene encoding uncharacterized protein LOC102217017, protein MTLLWLVLFLLHQGCTLVPVVTVQPGEPVTLKCVMTEKFETVTWVHWYKQSAGNTLILIAMMRKSTTTTPTYGPGFSKSRFHITYIGNISNLIMSSTVEQDEGMYHCAYMDWTESTWTGTYLSLRENPQRISSFTVVQEPTVSNPASETDLETLQCSVLSDSVNATCSGEPSMFWFRARSDTSYPDFIFAEGKIPENCEKTTNNQKKCSYNFTKVVKSSEAAIYYCAVATCGQILFGNGTNLVKSKQDEKTSIVRIMLVIILICLAISVTLNIIFIYYRIQRSACTQFKESSSSQPRHNDLRQPGNETDNGKDLNYAALHFSERKEPRGIKKRELKTEESVYSRVKGQMSI, encoded by the exons ATGACTCTGCTATGGCTTGTACTGTTCCTTCTTCATCAAGGAT GTACTTTAGTTCCCGTGGTCACAGTCCAGCCCGGGGAGCCCGTGACTTTGAAATGCGTAATGACTGAgaagtttgaaactgtgacatggGTTCACTGGTACAAGCAAAGTGCAGGAAATACTCTGATATTAATTGCAATGATGCGTAAAAGTACAACTACAACGCCCACCTACGGCCCGGGATTCTCAAAATCAAGATTCCACATAACATATATTGGAAACATCAGCAATCTGATCATGTCGTCAACAGTAGAACAAGATGAGGGAATGTACCATTGTGCATATATGGACTGGACTGAATCTACTTGGACTGGGACCTATTTGTCATTAAGAG AAAACCCTCAGAGGATTTCGAGCTTCACTGTTGTTCAGGAGCCAACAGTTTCTAATCCCGCCAGTGAAACAGACTTAGAAACTCTGCAGTGTTCGGTTCTCTCCGACTCTGTAAATGCAACCTGCTCAGGAGAACCCAGTATGTTCTGGTTCAGAGCCAGATCAGACACATCCTATCCAGATTTCATCTTCGCTGAGGGAAAAATACctgaaaactgtgaaaagacaacaaacaaTCAGAAGAAATGTAGTTATAATTTCACTAAAGTTGTCAAATCATCTGAAGCTGCCATTTATTACTGTGCTGTGGCCACATGTGGgcagattttatttggaaatggaaCAAACCTTGTAAAGAGCAAACAAG ATGAAAAAACAAGTATTGTAAGGATTATGTTGGTGATTATATTAATCTGCTTGGCCATTTCTGTGAccttgaatattatttttatttattaccgAATTCAAAGATCAGCCTGTACTCAATTTAAGG AGAGTTCCTCTTCTCAACCAAGACACAATGACTTAAGGCAACCAGGAAATGAG ACTGACAATGGAAAGGATCTGAATTATGCTGCATTGCATTTCTCTGAAAGGAAAGAGCCAAGAGgaataaagaaaagagaactGAAGACTGAAGAAAGTGTATATTCACGAGTTAAAGGACAGATGTCAATATGA